The segment CCTGCCCCCCAGGCCGTGGGTGTCTGCCCTGGACTGGGTGCCCGAGGGGCTCATATGCTGCTGCAGAATGAGCTGTTCCTGAATGTGGGCACGAAGGACTTCCCTGATGGAGAGCTGCGGGGGCACGTGGCCGCCCTGCCCTACAGCGGGCACAGTGCCCGCCATGATTGTGAGTGCCCCAGGGGTCTGCCTGCCCTTTGGTGTCCTCTAAGCTGTGACTTGGGCATGTGAGGGACTGTGTGCCAGAGGGCCAGAGCCTGGGGTGTCTTTCTCTGTTCCTGAGCTCTAGGTTGGCTTCTGGAGAAGGAAGAAGCAGGCTTCCTTCATGGCCATTAATAACCCCATCCCCTAggacccctcccctgcccaccctggCCCCTCCCTGGCACTTCTCCATGCCTCTCAGTAGTGATTGCTCAGGGTGCCAGGGCCCCACCCTGCCTCATATATAGGGTGGCCCTGTCGAGGGACGCTCCCTGTTGCCATGGTGCAGGGGATTCAAACTTGCTGCTCCCTCAGCCCTGGGCCTGTGGACAGTGTCTGCCAGCTCCCAGAGTCGGTGCTGGGGGAGATGGGAATGCCAGGATTTAGTGGCTGCTCTAGGCTGCTTTCTCATGTCTCCTCTCTGCCTAGATCCAGCACTGCCTGTGCCCCTGGCAGGAGCCCTGGTGTTGCCCCCTGTGCAGAGCCAGGCAGCAGGGCATGCCTGGCTCTCTCTGGATACCCACTGTCACCTGCATTATGAAGTGCTGCTGGCTGGGCTAGGTGGCTCAGAACAGGGCACCGTCACTGCTTACCTCCTTGGGCCCCCTGGGTTGCCAGGTCCCCGGCGGTTGCTGAAGGGATTCTATGGCCCAGAGGTGAGGATGTGATGGTGGGGGAGGCTTGGAAAAGACCTGTGTTTTAGCATGAAGGGCTATGTGGACCTGTGGTGGGGGAAGCAAAGAGCAGGCAGCCTGCTGTGGCAGAGCTAGCATGGGCACAGAAGTTAGACCTGAGTATGAATCTGACTCAGCCTTTTATTATTCAGTCTCTTTCCTGTGTCCTTCTCTGGGGGGATTCCATGGATAGTATGTAATATCCTGGACCTCCAGAGTGGTAGTTGAGATGGACCAAGCACCCCAAAGTGGGGTGGGTTCCCATGGATTTGGAGTCAGAGAGACCTGGTTTCTACCTCCACACCATCACTAATGGACTTCAATATCCTGGGGACCTTATTAAACctccctgggtctcagtttcttcatctgcaaattgGGAATGGAAGGCTCAGTCTAGAGTGCCTTGCTCCTGTTCCACATCATGTCTACTCACAGGCCCAGGGTGTGGTGAAGGACCTGGAGCCTGAGCTCCTGCGGCACCTGGCACAGGGCACTGCCTCTCTGCTGATAACCACCAAGGGCAGCCCCCGAGGGGAGCTGCGAGGGCAGGTAGGCAGGCATTGTGTGCCTCCAGTGGGGGCTCAGGGTTGGGCTGGCACTGTGTGCCCTTGCCTTACTCACTTGCTCTCTCTGAGCCTTGGGGATGGTGGTATCGCACTTTCTGGCTGGTTGGAAGATGAAGCCAGGCAAGGTACATAAGTAGGTGGTAGCAGCCCACCTTGTCCTTGACAGCTGGGGTGATCACTGTGGCTAATAGCTTTCCTTCTGGGGTGCAGGAGTGCTCAGGGAACTGGCTGTCTCTTCTGGCTGGCTGCTGTTGGTAAAGACAGGAGGGGGAGCTGGGTCACTGCCTCAACCTGACTCTCATCCCAGGTGCACATCGCCAACCAATGCGAGGTGGGCGGCCTGCGCCTGGCTGGGACAGGGGCAGAAGGGATGCGGGCACCCGGGGCTCCAGATGCAGTGGCCGTGCTGCCCAGGCTGCCCGCTGTGCTTGGCCCAGACTCCCCTGCGCCAGCCAAACCCAGCTCTGGGCGGCCCCTAGACCCCAACACCTGCTTCTTCGAGGGGCAGCAGCGCCCCCATGGGGCTCGCTGGGCGCCCAACTATGACCCACTCTGCTCGCTCTGCACCTGCCAGGTAGGCATCCTGGAAGGGCGCACTGGGGCCTGGGTTCTGGGACAAGGGTCCCAGTCAGTCCCCAACCTCTCCCTGCAGAGACGCACTGTGATTTGTGACCCTGTGGTGTGCCCGCCACCCAGCTGCTCGAGCCCGGTGCAGGCACCAGACCAGTgttgccctctgtgcccaggtGAGTGCCCTGCAGGAATGGAGAGGGTAATGGAGGGTCCACAGAGGGGAGATGAGGCCTctaggggaggaaggagggggttGGTGGTCACCCACTGCCTTCACTATTTCTTTGGCTTCACAGAGAAACAAGATGTCAGAGGCCTGCCCGGGATGCCAAGGAGCAGGGACCCTGGAGAGGGTGAGCTGGAAGTATGTTTCAGGGGTGGGGAATCCAGAAGAGCTGCTGCCTGGGAccaggagggggcaggagggtgaGAGTGTACATGAGGGGTCGGGGGAGGCTGGGGGGCACAGGCTCTAAGGGACACCTGATAGGCTTCATTAGATTTATGGCGCCCATGAATGGGCCCTGGGGTTAGACCAGTGTGGTACTGGCTTGAGGCTCCAGCCTTGGTTGTGGGCCCAGCTAATGAGCTCAGTACTAATGGCAACTGGGCACTGTCCCCCACCAGGCTGCTATTTTGATGGTGACCGGAGCTGGCGGGCAGCGGGTACCCAGTGGCACCCTGTCGTTCCCCCATTTGGCTTAATTAAGTGTGCTGTCTGCACCTGCAAGGTATGGAGGGGGGCTGCCCAATATTCTCTAGTGCTATAACCCAGCCAAGCCTGCAGAGATGGAGAGGTGGGCTGCTGGGAGAGGAAAGCCCCGCCTTGGTGAGGAGGCTCATGGATCAAAATAATATGAGAAAAGTCATTTGGGCTTTGAGAGCTGGTTTTCTACAGGAAAAGGGCAAGGGCTGACCTGGGTGTGAATTCTGGCTCCCTGTAATCCTGGGCACTTTCCGTACCTCCCTGGGCCTTATTTTCCTTTCCTATAAGCAGATATTATAGCACCTACATTGCAGGGCTACAATGAGAATCTGAGTTCAGACATATAAAGCACCAGCCCAGGGTCTCTGAGAAAAAGGCCATGGTTATATGATATTTGAGGtgtgggaaaggagaaagaggaagcagGAGGCTatgtgcctccctccctccctcctgacacCCCTCACTCAATGGATCCTGCAGGGGGGCACTGGAGAGGTGCACTGTGAGAAGGTGCAGTGTCCCCGGCTGGCCTG is part of the Manis pentadactyla isolate mManPen7 chromosome 1, mManPen7.hap1, whole genome shotgun sequence genome and harbors:
- the CHRD gene encoding chordin isoform X8, with the translated sequence MTPTHPSGEVWGPLLRHRALAAETFSAILTLEGHPQQGAGGITLLTLSDTEDSLHFLLLFRGLLESRSGGPVQVPLRLQILHQGQLLRELQANASAQEPGFAEVLPNLTAQEMDWLVLGELQMALERASGPGLRISGYIAARQSCDVLQSVLCGADALMPVQTGAAGSAILTLLGNGSLIYQVQVVGTGSEVIAMTLETKPQRKNQRTVLCHMAGLQLGGHMAVGVCPGLGARGAHMLLQNELFLNVGTKDFPDGELRGHVAALPYSGHSARHDYPALPVPLAGALVLPPVQSQAAGHAWLSLDTHCHLHYEVLLAGLGGSEQGTVTAYLLGPPGLPGPRRLLKGFYGPEAQGVVKDLEPELLRHLAQGTASLLITTKGSPRGELRGQVHIANQCEVGGLRLAGTGAEGMRAPGAPDAVAVLPRLPAVLGPDSPAPAKPSSGRPLDPNTCFFEGQQRPHGARWAPNYDPLCSLCTCQRRTVICDPVVCPPPSCSSPVQAPDQCCPLCPEKQDVRGLPGMPRSRDPGEGCYFDGDRSWRAAGTQWHPVVPPFGLIKCAVCTCKGGTGEVHCEKVQCPRLACAQPVRASPTDCCKQCPVGSGADSQMGDPMQADGPRGCRFAGQWFPESQSWHPSVPPFGEMSCITCRCGGCPTVSGMTAHCCCHAAQGRRIAAAPTAHPGGQPQRPGQLQSWRKKLEAPRELPKACMAERRGPG